The following is a genomic window from Nymphaea colorata isolate Beijing-Zhang1983 chromosome 3, ASM883128v2, whole genome shotgun sequence.
ATCAGATCCATCCTTCCATTATTAATGTGTTATTAATGAAGAACATTCATGTGAAACGATTCATTTCTGCATGCTACTAAGTTCGTCAGATTTTGTAAATCACATACTGATGTTAGTAAGATGAAGGGAAAATAGTTTTTATTGACATATAAGGCACAACGCAGAGGATTTACTACTAGTAAACAGTGACTGAATCCAGCCAAAAGGAAGATTTTTGAAGAGGCTCGAATCGTTCGTTAGTATTTCCACTGCACTTCCATTTTCAGTACCGAACCCACGTTGCCAGATTCTTGGCCACACAATGCAACGAATTTGTCTTTGAATCTTTGTATTAAAATTTGTGGTTGTTTGGCAGTAAGAACACACGTTGTGACTGTTCATTAATTtgttccaaatatttttttttgcagatttaTAAAACGTTAAAACCATTGTTTCGTTAACATGCCTCAATCTTTAAAGTAGCTTTACCAAACACTGACAAAATGTCTGTGCTGCCATAAAACAGTTAAGTTTGTTACTGTCTTATTATGGAACGACCTGTTTATCTCAAGGATGTTCTTAAGCTTCATAAACATCATGTTTGTTGGTTTTAACTATCGCAAGTTATAATAATAGATTCATCAGTTTCCCCACAAGTTAGAAATTACTTATGGCCACATATTtcgttaattttttatttctttttttccattaaagACAAGATGATACCAAAAAGTGAAGCAGGGATACTGTGACGTGgcgaagaagaaggagagatttTCAGCGGGAGTGACGATAAGGTGGGAACCACAATCTCAATCGCGCTGattgcttgtttgtgatggagATTGCTGCCCCAGCCAAAGGCTTTCTGTCAACCACAACCTCTTGATTTTCCGGAGATGGCTATTCGCAGGCTATTAGCTCCTTTGATCACACTCAGCATTTGTGTCAATGTCGGAGCTATGCCTTCTGATGTCTTCCCAACCCCTACTGCAATTAATGGTAAACCATGTGAatattatattcatatatgaatcctTATGAACGAAATAGATATTGTTGTCATAATTGGATCTACATTTCTTCATACAAAAGGCTAATATCTGGATGTCAACAAAACTATGTGGGAAACctgattttaaatcaaaattttgttccaAAAGCATATTTTAAAGCCAAAACCAGGTCTAACATCAACATGGTTTCAGTGCACATGAATGGAAATTTATGAGAAAATATTCTGAATTCATCTTAATATACAATTATTCAACGTGTAATCTAATGGATTATGATTCAAATTTCCTTCCTCCAACTCATCCATGTTGCTATCTACCGGTCTCAACCCGTCGTCACCTACCAACGACCACCTTATCGGGCAGTCAGCTCTTTATCGAGACTGAATGGAAGATGCCCCAAAATGTTTGTGGAAAAGCCTGACCGAAATCTTGTATCGTGATCAGCCATGGTGGCTGGCTATGCAGGTTTCTTGAAATAATGAAGGCTGCATCTTGTTGCACACCTGCCCTCAAAACAAGGTTTATGGCCTCTTAATTGCAAAAACCCACATCAAGTTGGAGATGGCACCCTCAACACCCACCTGTAAAAACAACTGATGGTTCTCAATTTTGTTGATCTTGCCGCAAGACGAGATTGAGAATAGCTTTGTACTTTTTAAGCTCGAATACAATTATGCAACGGTAGAAGATATAGATCATGGAGAAATCAAGAGTCGGTTAATATATGCCTTCTTGTTGCAGAAAAGGTTATCTGGATGAATTTTTAGGTACTTCTGCATGTAGAAAAATGATAACAAAACTAACGAGCAAGAGAAAGGAGAATCGATAACTGCTGCTTTCATTAGCTTAGCATGAAATGATACCAATCTGTGTGTGTTCCTATAGTACTTTGaatggtttttttaatttcagaaacggagaaattttttatacaacCAGTCGTTCTCCCTTGCAATTACATGTAACAATCTCACAAGAGTTAGAAGGATTTATTTCATATGTCGTCATCTGAATGATATTTTACCATTCGCTTTTTTTAGAACCGTGGCCATGGCGACTCCACAAGATCATAGAGATATCTTCTCGAAGAGAAACCGAGAGTTGGCCCTTACGCCATTTTTAGTGAAACGGGGCGTCCACAGGATTCTGAAGTACGTGGTCGAACGGCCATTGTCAAAACAATTGTTCTCCTAAATTTCGTATTTTTTCAGTAAATGGGAGTGTTTGACGGCCACagagaaaaaaatcatggattAACTACCCAGGAAAAAAGATATTGGAATAGGGTGGAAGGTAATCTCTTTCCACCCATTCCAATTTTATGTTGTGTCTGATGGTCAGAGAAAAATTATCTAGAAATTTACTCTGTTGTCTGATGGGcctacaaaaaaaaacctagaTACATGTATCACCTTGATCAAGTTATACATGACCATACTATAATCTCTTCCTTTAAATGTATCTGCGCGTGCCCTACCTGTGTGCTTCTTTATTCATTGGCATTGCTGGCTACCTTACTACCATCTCCCTCTCCACCAGTTGTTGTCGCTGTAGCATAACCCACTTTCACATTGCTCCCATTTGTTATCTTCTGCTGGGCACCTCTTCTTTAACAACTGAGACATTCTATGGAACACTTTTAGTGCGTCATTAAGACTGCTACCTATCATATACATAATCATTAATACATGAGAGCGAGCACAGCAAAAGAAGGCCGTGAAATATCATACAGAGAATCAATCCGTCGGATCTTAGAGAATTCTAAACTTCTTGGACGAATACTCAGGAAAATAGATCTCACTGATCTCATAATGAGCAGGCACCTCATAGGCCGAACCCTTGGCCAGTCACTCTTCCCGATTTCACCCCTCCTGCTGCTGCACTTGTCAGATGTGTTTTAAGTTCCTGCTCCTTGCCGTAAAAAAGAGACGGGGGGGGCTCTACTTTTACCAGCTCCCAGTCCCTGACCGAGATGTGAGAAGGGAGGGCCTTGTCCGGATTCTTACCTCGCGAGAAGATATGCTAGTCCGGCGATCGCCATATGGCCGGTTGGCCGGTGACGACCACCCTCCCTTCTCCAGTTGTGAGATAGCAGAGAGAAAGGTAGATGATTCGCATGGTATAGGTTCCATGTCCGCCCACATCTCATGGTGAGGACCGCGACGGATGCATCACGATGGAATGAAGCCCGATTGCGAGAACCGTTAAACGGCTACAGAAAATAGTTGGGCCCAAAGGAGTCGTGCTTTTTCTTCCGTTctaatttttctgatttatacACGTTTGATGCATACGGGAAAAAACCGGTGAAAATCCAGAACTCCCTTTTTCCTTGggcatcaaacggcccctaaaagATTTACGGCATCAATCTATGACGCCGGGAACAGACCAAGAGGGCGCTGAGTCGAAAATTTGTGAAGGATTTGACGATACGCGAGATCTGTAACCCCTTGTGGAATCCAAACGACCGGAACGCCACTACCCACTTCAACGGTGAATGTGCCCAGAGACCAAGGCAAAAATAGCAAGCCTGACAGATCACATTGAGATTTGGCATCTAAATTCAGGATCTCCAAAAGAGCCTTGGACACCTGCTAGCACGCCTGAGCTTGAAAACTCGAGTCAGTGCATCATATTGCGCTTCCACATCGAGGCAACACCATCTCTAAACGTAGTACACAGAAAACAGACGTGGCAAAGTTCAGCAGCCACCAAGTTGAGGACTGGAATGACTGCCGACTTTGCTAGAGCTCACACAAGTCCCCGTCAACTTAACAAACAAATATCAGGGTAACTCGATCAGAAAAACAGGAGCACCACCAACTCCTCACGAAAAAGATGAGATTCATCGTCcaagcataaaaataaagacGGATGAgcactttcagatccaaaaccgGTTGAATAGATAGACTAAAGTCGGCATGGACAAAAAACATTGCAATAACAATTAAATCGGATttgaaacaaagcaaaaaacatCCACGAGCAAAACGGCCCTCACAGTCATCGTCCCTAGATTAGGAACGGCTTTGCTAGTAATACTAAAATGAAGCCTACCTACAAAATAGAACATTCAAAATGCACGTCCACAAATATGGACATTACACTGTGACTGCAATTCGGCCAGCCACTTGATCAAGGTCCCGCTGTCCGCTGGATGTGATTCTCCTCCCCCTATTAAAAAAGTagcaataaaaaacaaattcagaCGATTTATACTATTTGATCTTATAGGAAACTATAGGGCTTCGCTAGGCAAAAAAATATCAGTTTCTAACCCTTTTGGATCAAGCTCAATGATATTCATCTTCTCCAACTGCTGAAGAATGTGCCGAGCAATAGATCCACTGCTCTTGCAAAAGTGAGGTGGTCGAGATCCATTCCTCTTCCGTCCTCCATAGATCTTTTGGAAGCCGCCAACACCAATTCCTTGCCTGAGGTATATTTTCCTTGCCATGGATGCTAAAATCAAACAATAAGACGATCAGAACCTAATCTATTAGTATGCATAATTTGCATACTTGATATACCAGAGTTTCTGATTGcatttgtttgtgtgtgtgtgtgtgtgtgtgtgtgtgtgtgtgtgtgagagagagagagagaacataccAGCTCTAATATAATACCAATCAGGATCGTAGGGTGCAAGCTCCTTAAAAGTTGCAGTCTTTACAATATCTGTCCAGTGCGGCAACTCGACCTGGTCAAAGTAAACCAATTAATTGAGCAAGTTTTCACGTATAGAATAGTAAGCTGCTAAATATCAGCTTGATTAACAGCTTGACCACTTATGGGAAATGCATATATGAAGTTGAATGTATCCCCAAGTTCTGCAAATCCTatggttgaaacttgaaacagcACATGATAAATCTTACTAGTAGCTTCTTGTACAAGGACTATGCAAGCTAATTAGCACCAGATCAGATAGTAATTTCGAATCAGCTGTTTTGTcaaaagctatgtcacacgagTGCGGGATGTCGGTGCCGGAgtggcacatcccaaaaaatttaggtgcggcagtGCGGCgaaggtattttattattattattattattattaatttattatatatataacagaataagcatgtatatattattattacaatttagttattaatatatataacatacttgcaTAATTGTATAgcataggaaaatatcagaacaacatatattatatataatatattatatatagtaatttagtaatatgtcATACTAACAGtccaacataaaacataaaaaatagatagaatcatagaagcagaaattcaaaatttgaaattcaaacttcaaaataacAACACTAATCGCAGCTGGTCGGCtgcataatgcatatataaaaatgcTTATATTATAtcttataagtttataacatgacAATATATCACCATATCAGTTGCAAAGTATATATGCACGGCTGCATATGTACACAACtgacaatatatatttgttagctgaactttaaaatttttatagtaGATTCAAGAACAACTGAGCAAGTatctaaaataaaatgctaaaatGTATACAACAATAATACCAAAAATGGGACACATTTAGACCGGCCGCGGGTTGACCGCACCCGGCTCAAGTTTGACGCGAGTCCGGTGGATGTCAGAAATGGACAAATATAGTCTGGTGCAGTTGACCGCATCTGACTCACGTTGACTAGGCTCGGGTGCGagtcggagccgcacccatgCTGGGTGGGCACCCGACTGAACGCGACTCGGAAgcggcagtaaaatagaagagtctgTGTGACTTAGGTCAAAAGAATCACACTACCAAGACCATCGGCGTCGTTCGTAAAGCatcaatttgaattcagatacaTCCAAGCTTATGCACTTCAGGCCAAATTTTACAGGATCAAAAGGTTACTTTGTATGACCTGAAGAGGCCTGTGATGTTCCGCTCCAGTATTGGGATGATTCAGTTCAATCACTTATTCCGAGTTAAGATGTACATGAGAACAAGTGATGACTGTAGATTTGTGAACAGCAGTTCAGTTGTTAAACACAGAGGATATCATAGAACAACAGATTAAGCGGTGAAATTTGGAATTCTCACACAGACCTCATTCAGCTGGACCACCATGTGTAGAATTCTGAACAGGGGCATGTAGGAACTTCCATGTGATGTAGCCTTTGAAGCTTTCACATTTTCATTCCAGTGCATATACATCTAGTTCGAACAGCTGAGTTGAGTCCAAGTAAAAATATAACTCGACACTCAACCAACTTCAGAAATTCTTTAACCAACGGCTGAACCTTAGTATATTCCAAACAAATAGAAAGCACCAAAAAGTTCTTGCAGTATTAACAAATTCTGAATGTCCCAACTTTCTAAGATAGGCATTTCAAGATAATCGTTGAAGTTCATTCAATGAAAACACTCATCAAATCTCACAAGGATTAGATCTCCATCAGCAGcacaaataattcaaaaagtTAGTTGAACCATGAGCAAGCCGAAAAGGAGAACATGAAGGCCTTCCTGCTACTCAAATACATCAAGGAACCCTACATCCTCGTTCCGCTAGGGAACTGAACGCGAAACCTCCGCCGGTTTCGGGTTCAGGAAGCTATTCAACCATCCATCTCTGGCTCAACAATGACCTCTTAATTCCAGGCGATGCAAATACATCTTACCGAAATGCagggaaaaaaaacaatgtCCAACGGATCTGAAGAGGCACCTTCCAGACCGTGAAAATGCAGACACCTCCAAAGATCAACAAGTAATCACATCAAACAACAGAATTGAATGTCCttgagaatgaatcatggcagaTGAATCCAACGACGATATCAAACAACAGACTAGCAATCCAAGCATAAGACTGATGAGCATTCTTTCGTCAGATGGCAAAGGCCAAAAGGGGCAGACGCGATACCTTGCCAGAGCGCTTCAGGTGGGAGGCGTACGCCGTAACGAAGTCATGAGGGGAGACATCCTTCACCGTCCTCGCCGTCGCCATGATTGCTCCTGATGCCGCTGCCGTTGCTCCGGCAgaacctctctccctctctctctctctctctctctctgtgtccgCCGGAtacccttcctccttcctcgcTAGGGTTTTGCGATGGTAATGTGCCGTCATCCCACAAAAATACCAGAAAAGGCCTTGACTGTTCGATAGTGACGAAATTAGCCTTTGACATGCAAGGTTTTGGTGCCTCTAGATCGGACTGGACCGACCTTTCAATTGTTAATCCAAAGCGAATCCTATGTGATCCGATTCGAATTTGGGTTTTTGGGTTAGAGgagggctgcacacaagccgaGTCCAGCCCGCCCGAGGTTGGTCagttcgagcttgactcgtcTCAAAAAAATTGAGCTCGAGTTCGGCTCAAACTCTAGTCGAGCTCTTTAtagcaagcttgagctcgactcgactacacaaaatcgagcttgaagtcgacttgtttaacccatttaacttgtttaggcaatattttaactcgtgtaagtattaactcgtgtaagcgttaactcatgtaactcgtttaacttgagGTAACTTGTGCAAATTTGTTTCcatcttaaaagttaaaaccaatgAATCGGTTTTGGTAGTATTATATAGAGTATCAGTTtgcgagtataaacgagtcaagttcctgaaactcgaatTCGACTCATTTATCATTTTGAATATCTTTAtaagcttgaacttgactcgtttataaacgagtcgagcacgagccgagttttttctcgcgagttcgagttgagcccaAGTTGGCTCGTCTCGTTGTGCAGCCGTAGGTCGGAAGGGATCAATGAATCATACAAACGACCATTTCGTATCGTATACAAAATTTATCAACTCGTTTACGCAACAAAAATTGTCACAAGTATACAAGTTCAAATGCGATAGTGACAGTATCCCGAAGCACCGAAAGCAGATCTTGtatcttaaaaaaacaaagagttaAGTGGGAAGTTTGACCTCCCCTTTGAACGGTAAGATCAAATTCTTGATGCTCACCtgaaaaaatacatataaatttgaACTGGAAGATTTCAATTAACACACTAACAACCCATAACTCCCATGGACCTAGTGATGGTCGAGAACGCCAAATTCCTAGCAACAATGCAAATGGCGTACAAGCTCCAGGAACGACTCGAAAATGTCAATGCCTACTTACTCAAGGTCATCCATCGAGGAACCAAACCATGGTATGTCACCTTTCACTTGATCTTCTTCCAAATATGGAGCATTAACTTGAGTATCACCTCGTCCACTTTGCCGCTGCCATGGCagccttcttttttccttctatggTGCACCTCTTGTGCAGGGATCCCAAGTAGAACTGTTGATGAGCCGAATTTGAGCCAAATTACGCCAGCTCAAACTTTGCTCGAGCAATTTGAGCTCCGCTCAGCTAAGCTTGAGCCACAATTTGGCTGGATCTTAGCCAAGCcatgtataaaaaattatgaaattatggTTTAGTATGGAGTGagatgtttgtgtgtgtgaattTAATCGAGTTTAACCGAGTCGAGTCCGctagctcaagctcaactcattagattaaacaacttcattttttcattcGAACTCCACTCGTTTATTGAAGAATCGAGTTTGAGTCGAATTTTACCAGGCAATTTGAGAAGGCTCAGGCTTGTTGAACAGCTCTAGTCCCAATAGAATAGATGCCCACCATGGCGAACAGAAAAATTCAATACCCATCATGCCGAACAGAAAAAATCCACACTCTGCAGATATATGAAGATATATAAAACCTTTGAGGGTTTTGCCGAACACGTTTATTtcacattaaacaaaaaatgagcaTATCATAGTGAAAGAGACTTCAACTATGACAAAAGCTTACTTTTCTGCTCCTCTCGGTTTCTCCTCCCATGAATCCACCGGGTGCAAATAGTGGAAAAGAATGACATGCTAAAGAAAACCGTAACTT
Proteins encoded in this region:
- the LOC116249846 gene encoding 40S ribosomal protein S19-1 — protein: MATARTVKDVSPHDFVTAYASHLKRSGKVELPHWTDIVKTATFKELAPYDPDWYYIRAASMARKIYLRQGIGVGGFQKIYGGRKRNGSRPPHFCKSSGSIARHILQQLEKMNIIELDPKGGRRITSSGQRDLDQVAGRIAVTV